A stretch of the Sulfurospirillum sp. UCH001 genome encodes the following:
- a CDS encoding type II secretion system protein gives MKKHPAFTMIELVMVIVVFGIVASIGSEIVAKLYENYLRTRAITRLESQTEIVLEQIAKRLQYRIKDSVRASNDNGVNWVALSSAVPGYNIIEWIGVSNESFLGEHNGTSVVPGWSGFIDMSDVNTSHASRTLSSPGSRLDFTNDIIKALTNNSVSLDATAGAKRPGLFFKGPKPGTFSNYYENATTIANNPYARRVRCVNSNCATNLTILQLNSNVANDDLIDYDGDGSGDLFEQYYLSHTAYALVPVGNANDFNLTLHYNYQPWEGENYAVNGTSSILAQNVSTFRILQIGDAIRIKLCIHDNNQSGNFDFSACKEKAIF, from the coding sequence ATGAAAAAGCACCCTGCTTTTACGATGATAGAACTCGTAATGGTCATCGTTGTTTTTGGTATCGTTGCTAGTATTGGATCAGAGATTGTTGCTAAACTTTATGAGAACTACCTTCGGACACGCGCCATTACCCGCCTTGAGAGTCAAACAGAAATCGTATTAGAACAAATAGCTAAACGCCTACAGTACCGCATTAAAGATAGTGTAAGAGCGAGTAATGATAATGGTGTTAATTGGGTTGCACTTTCTAGTGCTGTTCCTGGATACAATATTATTGAATGGATCGGTGTTAGTAATGAAAGCTTTTTAGGTGAGCACAATGGAACATCTGTCGTTCCTGGTTGGAGTGGATTTATTGATATGAGTGATGTCAATACAAGCCATGCGAGTAGGACACTTTCATCACCTGGAAGCCGACTTGATTTTACAAATGACATTATAAAAGCTCTTACAAATAATTCTGTTTCATTAGATGCAACAGCTGGAGCAAAAAGACCTGGACTTTTTTTCAAAGGTCCAAAACCAGGTACATTTTCAAATTATTATGAAAATGCAACAACGATTGCCAACAACCCCTATGCAAGACGTGTACGTTGCGTAAATAGTAATTGTGCAACTAACCTTACGATTCTTCAACTTAATTCCAATGTCGCTAATGATGACTTGATTGACTACGATGGAGATGGCTCTGGTGATCTTTTTGAACAGTACTATCTCTCACATACCGCTTATGCTCTTGTACCAGTAGGCAATGCTAATGATTTTAACCTTACCTTACATTATAACTACCAACCATGGGAAGGAGAGAATTATGCCGTGAATGGAACATCTTCTATTCTTGCCCAAAATGTAAGTACATTTCGTATACTTCAAATAGGTGATGCCATTCGTATAAAACTGTGCATTCATGATAATAATCAAAGCGGTAACTTTGACTTTAGTGCTTGCAAAGAAAAGGCGATATTCTAA
- a CDS encoding dehypoxanthine futalosine cyclase → MKRMSNEEALRLIREADLNTLGEMAFKRKMELHPENLTTFVVDRNINYTNVCWVDCKFCAFYRHHKEDEAYVLSFEEIGQKIEELIEIGGTQILFQGGVHPKLKIEWYEELVEWISTNYPSITIHGFSAIEIDYIAKISKISYQEVLLRLQKKGLYSIPGAGAEILSDRVRDIIAPKKLGTDEWLGVHRAAHKIGMRSTATMMFGTLETDEEIIEHWEKIRELQDETGGFRAFIMWSFQSDHTKLKEEHPEIKKQSANRYLRLLAVSRLYLDNFKNIQSSWVTQGSYIGQLALMFGANDLGSTMMEENVVKAAGAANRMNQTEMIKLIKDIGSIPAKRDTSYTILEKFA, encoded by the coding sequence ATGAAACGAATGAGTAATGAAGAAGCTTTACGTTTAATTCGTGAGGCAGATTTGAATACACTAGGCGAAATGGCGTTTAAACGAAAGATGGAACTTCATCCTGAAAATCTCACGACATTTGTTGTTGATCGTAACATTAATTATACCAATGTGTGTTGGGTTGATTGCAAATTTTGTGCATTTTATCGCCATCATAAAGAGGATGAAGCGTATGTGCTCTCTTTTGAAGAGATTGGTCAGAAGATTGAAGAGTTGATTGAAATTGGTGGGACACAGATTCTTTTTCAAGGTGGTGTGCATCCAAAGCTTAAAATCGAGTGGTATGAAGAGTTGGTAGAGTGGATTAGTACCAATTATCCAAGTATCACGATTCATGGTTTTTCAGCCATCGAGATTGATTACATCGCTAAAATTTCTAAAATTAGTTACCAAGAAGTACTCCTTCGTCTTCAAAAAAAAGGACTCTATAGCATCCCAGGTGCTGGTGCAGAGATTTTGAGCGACCGTGTTCGTGACATTATCGCGCCTAAAAAACTAGGAACCGATGAGTGGTTAGGTGTACATAGAGCAGCCCATAAAATAGGCATGCGCTCAACGGCTACTATGATGTTTGGAACCTTAGAAACGGATGAAGAAATTATTGAGCATTGGGAAAAAATCAGAGAACTTCAAGATGAAACAGGTGGGTTTAGAGCGTTCATTATGTGGAGTTTTCAAAGTGATCATACAAAGCTGAAAGAAGAGCATCCTGAAATTAAAAAACAATCAGCCAACCGCTATCTTAGACTTTTAGCGGTAAGCCGTTTGTATTTGGATAATTTTAAAAATATTCAAAGCTCTTGGGTCACGCAAGGAAGCTACATCGGCCAACTAGCGCTCATGTTTGGGGCAAACGATCTTGGTAGTACGATGATGGAAGAAAATGTGGTCAAAGCTGCAGGAGCAGCAAATAGAATGAACCAAACAGAGATGATTAAGCTCATCAAAGATATTGGTTCAATACCAGCCAAACGTGATACTTCGTACACGATTTTGGAGAAATTTGCATGA
- a CDS encoding cytochrome C oxidase subunit III, translating into MRFLLTCNVCLFLLSTPLWSEDFITKMEYAKMLYSNPRGIGCNKCHGEKGEGSVISQYPHKGKMVALEAPNITNVPKERFFQALTSQHRVMPTYFLTWQEIDSLYYYVSSEVKK; encoded by the coding sequence ATGCGGTTTTTGCTTACCTGTAATGTATGTTTATTTTTGCTCTCAACTCCTCTTTGGAGCGAGGACTTTATTACCAAAATGGAATATGCGAAGATGCTTTATTCCAACCCTAGAGGCATTGGCTGTAACAAGTGCCATGGGGAAAAAGGTGAAGGTTCTGTTATCTCTCAATACCCGCACAAAGGCAAGATGGTTGCACTTGAAGCCCCAAATATTACCAATGTGCCAAAAGAGCGTTTTTTTCAAGCGTTAACCTCTCAACACCGCGTTATGCCAACGTACTTTTTAACATGGCAAGAGATCGATAGCTTGTATTATTACGTTTCTAGCGAAGTGAAAAAGTAG
- a CDS encoding AtpZ/AtpI family protein: MSEKEKPKYGKLIEGAEQLSLGISIVVAILIGIGLGMLMSDWFNTPWLLWVGVSWGVGGAILNVYKAYKKNVASLDELKDDVRYKKYQQQKDDDEDDK; the protein is encoded by the coding sequence ATGAGCGAAAAAGAAAAACCAAAATACGGTAAACTCATTGAAGGTGCAGAACAGCTCTCTTTAGGCATTTCCATTGTAGTGGCGATTCTTATTGGTATTGGACTTGGAATGCTGATGAGTGACTGGTTTAATACGCCATGGCTATTATGGGTGGGTGTATCATGGGGTGTTGGTGGAGCTATTTTAAATGTCTATAAGGCATACAAAAAAAATGTTGCATCCCTTGATGAGCTTAAAGACGATGTGAGATATAAAAAATATCAACAACAAAAAGATGATGATGAAGACGACAAGTAA
- the recG gene encoding ATP-dependent DNA helicase RecG, producing the protein MQNLDLDPIDKERLKKIGAGTLLDLALLLPHSYENTTLTPTPLLEQTNTIAVKVLSVKQSPKVFQIAFYVESWNTHLDGVIFAFKPYHKAQFRVGSELFIHGKVSYNGGRLQMVQPKIITTINTLIPKYKTPLQNKTVISLMQRYLTLDALLREGLNEKEAKTLLRLHFPSAKEASTISSFGYSESILNVLKYVEIHNYLKKLSGKKVSFPSCAKLDGDEKPFIASLPFTLTADQQKVIGEIKRDFLSENAAKRVIMGDVGCGKTMVILASVMMTYPRKAVLMAPTTVLANQLYEEAVKYLPKHIKTILITQEADSKKNIENFDFIIGTHALLYRELPHCALVMVDEQHRFGTKQRSLLSALVSKKAWHPHYLQFSATPIPRTLSMIQSSLVDFSFIKMLPFPKDITTKVIAKKDFKALVEHIKNEIVQKHQCIIVYPLVEESEMINYQSIDEGRGFWEKHFEGVFVTYGKDKNKEEILKTFKEEGNLLISTTVVEVGISLPRLSTIVIVGAERLGLASLHQLRGRVSRNGLKGYCYLYTNLAKSERLEKFSQTLDGFEIAELDLEYRQGGDVVGGLIQSGKKLVWFEMGCDEEILKEAKKRVEEA; encoded by the coding sequence GTGCAAAACCTTGATCTTGACCCTATAGATAAAGAACGTTTAAAAAAAATAGGAGCAGGAACGCTTTTAGATTTAGCGCTCCTGTTACCTCATTCTTACGAAAACACAACACTTACGCCTACACCTCTTTTAGAGCAGACTAACACAATAGCGGTTAAAGTCCTCTCTGTAAAACAAAGTCCTAAAGTATTTCAAATAGCATTTTACGTTGAATCCTGGAATACCCATCTTGATGGAGTCATCTTTGCGTTCAAGCCTTATCATAAAGCACAATTTAGAGTAGGAAGTGAACTCTTTATCCATGGAAAAGTAAGTTACAATGGTGGCAGATTGCAAATGGTTCAGCCAAAAATCATCACAACCATCAATACATTAATTCCAAAATATAAAACACCGCTTCAAAATAAAACGGTGATAAGTTTGATGCAACGCTATCTTACACTTGATGCACTCTTACGTGAAGGACTCAACGAAAAAGAAGCTAAAACGCTTTTACGTCTGCATTTCCCGAGTGCTAAAGAAGCCAGTACTATAAGTAGTTTTGGTTACTCAGAATCCATCCTAAATGTACTGAAATATGTCGAAATACATAACTATCTCAAAAAGCTTTCTGGAAAAAAAGTAAGCTTCCCTTCATGTGCTAAGCTAGATGGTGATGAAAAACCTTTTATAGCTTCGCTTCCTTTTACATTAACGGCCGATCAACAAAAAGTTATTGGTGAAATTAAGCGAGATTTTCTAAGTGAAAATGCAGCAAAACGTGTCATTATGGGTGATGTAGGCTGCGGAAAAACGATGGTGATATTGGCTTCTGTGATGATGACATATCCTAGAAAAGCCGTTCTTATGGCCCCAACCACGGTACTTGCCAATCAACTTTATGAAGAAGCTGTAAAGTATTTACCAAAGCATATTAAGACGATTTTGATTACTCAAGAAGCTGATAGCAAGAAAAATATAGAGAATTTTGATTTTATTATTGGGACACACGCTCTACTGTATAGAGAACTCCCACACTGTGCACTGGTGATGGTTGATGAACAGCATCGTTTTGGCACGAAACAGCGTTCTTTACTCTCCGCTCTTGTTTCAAAAAAAGCGTGGCATCCACATTATTTGCAGTTTTCCGCCACACCAATTCCACGAACACTCAGTATGATTCAATCCTCTTTAGTCGATTTTTCATTTATTAAAATGCTTCCATTTCCTAAAGACATTACCACTAAAGTCATCGCTAAAAAAGATTTTAAAGCCTTGGTTGAACATATCAAAAATGAAATTGTACAAAAACACCAATGTATCATTGTTTATCCACTTGTGGAAGAGAGCGAAATGATCAATTATCAATCGATCGATGAAGGACGTGGTTTTTGGGAAAAACATTTTGAAGGTGTTTTTGTTACGTATGGTAAAGATAAAAACAAAGAAGAGATTCTAAAAACGTTTAAAGAAGAGGGTAATTTACTCATCTCTACGACTGTTGTAGAAGTAGGTATCTCTCTTCCTCGTCTTTCGACCATTGTGATTGTTGGTGCTGAACGTTTAGGACTTGCTAGTTTGCATCAGCTTCGTGGACGTGTGAGTCGTAATGGTTTAAAAGGTTACTGCTATTTGTATACCAATCTTGCAAAAAGTGAAAGACTGGAAAAATTTAGCCAGACATTGGATGGATTTGAAATCGCAGAATTGGATTTAGAGTACCGCCAAGGGGGAGACGTCGTTGGCGGACTCATTCAAAGTGGTAAAAAATTGGTTTGGTTTGAAATGGGGTGTGATGAAGAAATTTTAAAAGAGGCAAAAAAAAGAGTTGAGGAGGCGTAA
- a CDS encoding outer membrane protein assembly factor BamD has product MKIANVLIVASLVAFMSGCASKDKEVFNMPATYWYEEIAKQIKSQDLEKADSLYTSLASEHIESPLLPDAMMMLANAHMQDEEYVLANFYLDEYLKRYGSKANADHVRFMKIKANYEAFPNPNRNQQLLIDTINQTKDFLARYPDSKFRPLAETILLRLELGEYFLDSNIKDLYSRVDKPEAAKAYDEKLKKSSLGEAKIVEPKIPWYRSWFEKQ; this is encoded by the coding sequence ATGAAGATAGCAAATGTTCTTATTGTGGCGTCATTAGTGGCTTTTATGAGCGGTTGTGCCTCCAAGGATAAAGAGGTTTTCAATATGCCCGCAACCTATTGGTACGAAGAGATTGCAAAACAAATAAAAAGTCAAGATTTAGAAAAAGCCGATTCGCTTTATACTTCATTAGCCAGTGAGCATATTGAATCACCACTTTTACCTGATGCTATGATGATGCTTGCCAATGCACATATGCAAGATGAAGAGTATGTACTAGCTAACTTTTATCTTGATGAGTATTTGAAGCGTTATGGAAGTAAAGCAAATGCAGATCATGTTCGTTTTATGAAGATTAAAGCAAATTATGAGGCATTCCCAAACCCAAATAGAAATCAGCAACTATTGATTGATACCATCAATCAAACAAAAGATTTTTTAGCACGTTATCCAGATTCAAAATTTAGACCATTAGCTGAGACGATTTTATTACGATTAGAGCTAGGTGAATATTTCTTAGATTCAAATATCAAAGACTTGTATTCAAGAGTTGATAAACCAGAAGCAGCAAAAGCATATGACGAAAAACTCAAAAAATCTTCACTTGGTGAAGCAAAAATCGTCGAACCAAAAATCCCTTGGTATCGTTCTTGGTTTGAAAAACAATAA
- the fliW gene encoding flagellar assembly protein FliW, with product MIFSVKAPIPGFESIKEAELEKVDDFFVKFISKSDATTFVLINPFMIRPYEFEIPEYFRALLDINEKTTNILILNIMIVATPIETSTINFIAPLVFNVDNGTVAQVVLDANQYPDFGLMESISQFLNKEKSE from the coding sequence ATGATCTTTTCTGTGAAAGCACCGATCCCTGGATTTGAATCAATTAAAGAAGCAGAACTTGAAAAAGTTGATGATTTCTTCGTAAAATTTATATCAAAGTCCGATGCAACAACCTTTGTTCTTATTAACCCTTTTATGATTCGTCCGTATGAATTTGAAATTCCTGAGTACTTTAGAGCATTACTAGATATCAATGAAAAAACTACAAATATTCTTATTTTAAATATTATGATTGTTGCGACACCTATTGAAACCTCAACAATTAACTTTATCGCGCCTCTCGTATTTAATGTTGATAATGGAACAGTTGCACAAGTTGTTTTAGATGCAAATCAATATCCTGATTTTGGATTGATGGAGAGTATTTCGCAATTTTTAAATAAAGAGAAGTCTGAGTAA
- the hemL gene encoding glutamate-1-semialdehyde 2,1-aminomutase, with protein MHYDKSIKAYEKARNVIPGGVDSPVRAFKSVGGTPLFIKKGEGAYLIDVDGNRYVDYVQSWGPLIFGHANKTIEKAVIKAVKKGLSFGAPTKAETKLATLICSIFPDMDKVRFVSSGTEAVMSAIRLARGFTGKDDIIKFEGCYHGHSDSLLVQAGSGAVTFGSPSSPGVPADLTKHTLLAKYNDIKSVKKCFENSKNIACIIIEPIAGNMGFVPADPKFLEELRALCDKHGTLLIFDEVMSGFRASLKGAQGIYQTLPDLVTFGKVIGGGMPVGAFAGRAEVMDKLSPDGSVYQAGTLSGNPVAMAAGLASLEQIVDESDLYVRLEKKAKRLVDGLKEAAKEVGIPLQVGAIGSMFGFFFNEKPVKNFDDALKSDTTRFAAFHQGMLREGFYFACSQFETGFICDAMSDEIIEETIEAAQKVFKEIA; from the coding sequence ATGCATTACGATAAAAGCATTAAAGCGTATGAAAAAGCACGAAATGTTATTCCTGGTGGTGTTGATTCGCCTGTTCGTGCGTTTAAAAGTGTAGGTGGAACGCCTCTTTTTATTAAAAAAGGTGAAGGTGCTTATCTTATCGATGTAGATGGCAATCGTTATGTTGATTATGTTCAAAGTTGGGGTCCATTGATTTTTGGACATGCCAATAAAACGATCGAAAAAGCGGTGATTAAAGCTGTTAAAAAAGGACTTAGTTTTGGAGCACCGACAAAGGCAGAAACCAAACTTGCAACTCTTATCTGTTCTATTTTCCCAGACATGGATAAAGTGCGTTTTGTGAGCAGTGGAACAGAAGCGGTCATGAGCGCAATTAGATTAGCACGTGGTTTTACAGGTAAAGATGACATTATTAAATTTGAAGGCTGTTACCATGGCCATAGTGACTCACTTTTAGTACAGGCGGGAAGTGGTGCAGTCACCTTTGGTAGTCCAAGTTCTCCTGGTGTACCAGCCGACTTAACAAAACATACGCTTTTAGCAAAATACAATGACATTAAAAGTGTCAAAAAATGTTTTGAGAATTCTAAAAATATAGCATGTATCATCATTGAACCAATTGCAGGCAATATGGGGTTTGTTCCAGCCGATCCAAAATTTTTAGAAGAGTTGCGTGCTCTTTGTGATAAACATGGAACACTTTTGATTTTTGATGAAGTTATGAGTGGATTTAGAGCAAGTCTAAAAGGCGCTCAGGGTATCTACCAAACACTTCCTGATTTAGTAACGTTTGGTAAAGTTATCGGTGGTGGTATGCCTGTGGGTGCCTTTGCAGGACGAGCAGAAGTGATGGATAAACTCTCTCCAGATGGTTCCGTTTATCAAGCAGGAACACTTAGTGGTAATCCTGTCGCGATGGCTGCAGGTTTGGCTTCATTAGAGCAAATTGTGGATGAGTCAGATTTATATGTAAGACTTGAAAAGAAAGCAAAAAGATTGGTTGACGGTTTAAAAGAAGCTGCAAAAGAAGTAGGTATACCGCTTCAAGTAGGCGCTATTGGTTCTATGTTTGGCTTCTTCTTTAATGAGAAACCTGTGAAAAATTTTGATGATGCTCTTAAGTCAGATACAACTCGTTTTGCAGCATTCCATCAGGGTATGCTTCGTGAAGGATTTTATTTTGCGTGTTCACAATTTGAAACAGGTTTTATCTGCGATGCGATGAGCGATGAGATCATTGAAGAGACTATCGAAGCAGCTCAAAAAGTCTTTAAAGAGATTGCATGA
- the hpf gene encoding ribosome hibernation-promoting factor, HPF/YfiA family, which produces MNTSIVGKQFDLTEPIKAYIEGAVDALGKYNLDIISVRTVISADEKNGKKGFNVEFAINMAHKNTVVIQQKDKDVYAAIDLAIERAKKVLRRHHDKINTHKPIEGLEAVETPENAEGSDDEIVPMRLNSYKPIEVEDAMNELKASDRQFIVFHDMEDKFRVMYKKTDGRFGLY; this is translated from the coding sequence ATGAACACAAGTATCGTAGGAAAACAATTTGATTTGACCGAGCCTATCAAAGCTTACATTGAAGGTGCAGTTGATGCTCTTGGCAAATACAATTTGGACATTATCTCTGTGCGTACTGTGATCTCAGCGGATGAAAAAAATGGCAAAAAAGGCTTTAACGTTGAATTTGCTATTAACATGGCGCATAAAAACACTGTTGTTATTCAACAAAAAGACAAAGATGTCTATGCTGCGATTGATCTAGCGATTGAGCGTGCAAAAAAAGTTCTACGCCGTCACCACGATAAAATTAACACGCATAAGCCTATTGAAGGCCTTGAAGCAGTAGAAACACCTGAAAATGCGGAAGGAAGCGATGATGAGATCGTTCCAATGCGTCTTAACAGCTACAAACCTATTGAGGTTGAAGATGCTATGAATGAACTAAAAGCTTCAGATAGACAATTTATTGTATTCCATGATATGGAAGATAAATTCCGCGTTATGTATAAAAAAACAGATGGAAGATTTGGTCTTTATTAA
- a CDS encoding pitrilysin family protein, with protein MAQEVSQINVNGVEIPVVFEKDTSLPIASVQLVVRNAGSMEDGANEGIAKFLAAMLGEGTKEMGSTAFAEELEFRAISLGAHSGVETLVFEASALKEQFPYAMDMLKKLLKSPNFSKESFDKIKLLTLGMLSNKESDFDYIANLNLQKLIFENTPFAHAYSGDVKSIKALKLKDVENFYKERVNLESLIIVAGGDIELEELKKLIAPVLSEIKHGKRREIAYYDANKNAKELIVDKESEQAYIYFGAPFYMKSGDPEAYKAKVASFILGESGFGSRLMEEVRVKRGLAYSSYSRSNIGKSSSSFTGHLQTKNENLDEAKKVVASEIKRFVEEGVSAEELAQAKRFLLGSEPLRNETLSQRLSRAFFEYYSGFELGHSKKQLEKIETLSLEELNSFIKKHDEITALSFSVVTKRAKP; from the coding sequence GTGGCTCAAGAAGTCAGTCAAATCAATGTAAATGGTGTAGAAATCCCTGTGGTATTTGAGAAAGATACCTCTTTGCCTATTGCTTCAGTACAACTTGTTGTTAGAAATGCTGGAAGTATGGAAGATGGTGCCAATGAAGGTATCGCGAAGTTTTTAGCTGCTATGCTTGGTGAAGGAACCAAAGAGATGGGCTCAACAGCTTTTGCAGAAGAATTGGAATTTCGTGCGATTAGCCTTGGTGCTCATAGTGGCGTTGAGACCCTTGTATTTGAAGCTTCTGCCCTTAAAGAGCAGTTTCCTTACGCTATGGATATGCTCAAAAAATTACTCAAAAGCCCTAACTTTAGCAAAGAAAGTTTTGACAAAATCAAGCTTTTAACCCTTGGAATGCTCTCAAACAAAGAGAGCGATTTTGACTACATCGCAAATCTTAATTTACAAAAACTGATCTTTGAGAATACCCCTTTTGCGCATGCATATAGTGGTGATGTCAAAAGTATTAAAGCACTGAAACTCAAAGATGTTGAAAATTTTTATAAAGAACGTGTAAATTTGGAGAGTCTTATCATTGTTGCAGGTGGTGACATTGAGTTAGAGGAACTTAAAAAATTAATTGCACCGGTTCTTTCTGAAATTAAACATGGAAAGCGTCGAGAAATTGCCTATTATGACGCGAATAAAAACGCCAAAGAGTTGATTGTCGATAAAGAAAGTGAGCAAGCCTATATCTACTTTGGTGCCCCTTTTTACATGAAAAGTGGCGACCCTGAAGCGTATAAAGCAAAAGTTGCAAGCTTTATTTTAGGCGAGAGTGGTTTTGGAAGCCGTTTGATGGAAGAAGTACGTGTCAAACGTGGACTTGCGTATTCAAGTTACAGTAGAAGCAATATTGGTAAATCGAGCAGTAGTTTTACAGGGCATCTTCAAACTAAAAATGAGAATTTAGACGAAGCCAAAAAAGTTGTTGCTTCAGAGATCAAACGTTTTGTAGAAGAGGGTGTAAGCGCAGAAGAGCTTGCTCAAGCTAAGCGCTTTTTATTAGGGAGTGAACCTCTTCGAAACGAAACGCTTTCTCAACGACTTTCTCGCGCATTTTTTGAATACTACAGTGGATTTGAGTTAGGTCATTCGAAAAAGCAGTTAGAAAAGATTGAAACATTAAGCTTAGAAGAGTTAAACAGCTTCATAAAGAAACACGATGAGATCACAGCACTTAGCTTTTCGGTAGTCACGAAACGTGCAAAACCTTGA